Proteins from a genomic interval of Gadus morhua chromosome 19, gadMor3.0, whole genome shotgun sequence:
- the LOC115532474 gene encoding uncharacterized protein LOC115532474, which yields MSVACLALGLLCAIWTCVALTSGAGIPDVVTNLGDTEVIRREGEDAILPCGLGSPVNLKDEVFDWKKKQQEVFFYEKGKHYNNGKRGQDLQFVGRVHLLPGGLQAGDASVILSSVTQADGGVYSCYFPRRNLTRWIRLTVENWVTGDHEEVLGNGPWKAIGVSFIVLFILLVVVNIYQFTKNNNCKKGHGQQAVPDSDSLETKQCLFVLSPS from the exons ATGTCAGTTGCGTGTCTCGCCCTCGGACTGCTGTGTGCTATTTGGACCTGCGTTGCTTTGACCT CAGGTGCTGGCATCCCTGATGTGGTCACCAATCTGGGGGACACTGAGGTGAtcagaagagaaggagaagatgccATCTTACCGTGTGGTCTGGGTTCCCCGGTGAACCTGAAGGATGAGGTGTTTGACTGGAAGAAGAAGCAGCAGGAGGTGTTCTTCTATGAAAAGGGCAAGCATTACAACAACGGCAAGCGTGGACAAGACCTCCAGTTCGTGGGCAGGGTGCACCTTCTCCCAGGGGGGCTGCAGGCCGGTGACGCCTCTGTGATCCTGTCCAGTGTGACCCAGGCCGACGGCGGAGTGTATTCTTGCTACTTCCCACGTCGGAACCTGACGAGATGGATCCGGCTGACTGTAG AGAATTGGGTGACCGGCGATCATGAAGAGGTCCTCGGGAATGGTCCATGGAAGGCCATAGGTGTTTCTTTTATTGTTCTCTTTATTTTATTAGTTGTAGTTAATATTTACCAATTTACCAAAAATAATAACTGTAAGAAAGGTCATGGTCAACAAGCAGTCCCTGATTCTGATAGTTTGGAAACGAAGCAGTGCCTATTTGTCCTGTCCCCATCGTGA